The sequence GCCTGCCGCTTCATTCTTGGTCAGTTCTATCTTTATTACACTTTTTGCATCAAAATTCATCAATTcaatctatataaatatatttgcaGTAACTGAGTGTTGTGAGAGATTGGCCTACTATGGCATGAGCACCAATTTGGTGAACTATCTGAAAATTCGTCTTCACCAAGATAACGTTACTGCGTCGAATAATGTCACAAACTGGTCGGGAACTTGCTACATTACGCCGCTCATCGGCGCATTTCTCGCCGATTCTTACCTTGGCAGATACTACACCATTGCCACTTTTAGCTCCATCTATGTTATTGTGAGTTTCTCATCAACTTCTTCCTTATTCCAATTTGTGATCAACTTGAAAAGATTTAACTCAATATTGCAATACTATTGGATtggctcgagctcggcttgtTGACATGCTTTTACATTTGATCATGAGCTTATTTTCccttttcatttatttgataTTGTTAATAAACTCGATTTGAATCATTTACAATCGTATTGAATGTGTGTTGAGAATAGCAAACTATGatacttttttttgtttttctttgagTAGGGCATGACACTCTTGACTTTATCTGCTTCGGTCCGAGGTTTAAAGCCCGAATGCGACGCCGCGGGTGTTTGCCACCCGACGGCGGCACAATCCGCGATTTGCTTCCTCGCTTTATACTTGATTGCGTTGGGAACCGGCGGGATCAAACCGTGCGTCTCATCCTTCGGTGCCGATCAATTCGACGAGAACGATGAGAatgagaagaagaggaagagctCCTTCTTCAATTGGTTCTATCTCTCAATAAACGTAGGCGCCCTCATTGCTTCCTCAATCCTAGTTTGGATACAAATGAACGTTGGGTGGAGTTGGGGTTTCGGGATACCCGCAGCGGCTATGGCCATTGCCGTTATCACATTCTTCATCGGTAGCCACCTCTACCGCCTCCAAAGGCCGGGAGGTAGCCCTCTTATCCGAATCGTCCAGGTCATGGTCGCCTCCCTCAGAAAGTTCCGAGTCAAAGTCCCATCGGATGAGTCACTCCTCCACGAGACTAGTGATGTGGAGGAATCGAACATCCAGGGGAGCAGAAAGCTCCAACATACCCACAAATTCAAGTACATATtgcattttgtcattttttttttcaattaatttattttatactattacACGATCACaagaatatatatttgtatGCCACATAATCGTTGTAGGTTCTTTGACAAGGCGGCGGTGAGGACGGAAGAAGATGTTGACCTAAAAGCGGGCTGGAGCGCGTGGCGTCTATGCACGATCACGCAGGTCGAGGAGCTCAAATCCCTAGTCCGACTACTCCCAGTGTGGGCCACAGGCATAGTTTTTTCAGCTGTTTACAGCCAAATGAGCACAATGTTTGTGCTACAAGGGAACACAATGGATCAACACATGGGACCTAATTTCAAGATCCCTTcagcctctctctccctctttgaCACAGTTAGTGTGATAATTTGCACCGTTGCCTATGATCTTGTGATAGTTCGCATTGCGAGAGGCTATACGAGGCACGAGAGGGGGTTCACGCAGCTCCAACGGATGGGAATCGGGCTCGTGATCTCGATCTTGGCGATGGTCGTGGCCGGTGGGCTCGAGGTCTACCGGCTACGCTACGTGAGGCTTCATGACCTTTATGATGAAGAGAGCATTGCTATCTCCATCTTTTGGCAAGTGCCTCAATATTTCCTTGTTGGATGTGCTGAAGTGTTCACATTCGTAGGGCAAATGGAGTTCTACTACGATCAAGCCCCCGATGCAATGAGAAGCTTGTGTTCCGCTTTGTGTCTCACTACCACAGCGTTGGGGAACTATTTGTGTACGTTTTTGGTGACGATGGTGAGTAAGGTGAGCACACGGAATGGGCGATTGGGATGGATTCCAGATAATTTGAATAGGGGCCATCTCGACTACTTCTTCTGGCTTCTCGCACTCCTTAGCTTTATCAACTTCTTGGCTTATCTAGTGGTTGCGAGATGGTACACTTACAAGAAAGTGGTCGCACAACTCTCGTAGCCCAAATAACTTAAACCTTAATTTACTCTCTTCTTCTTATATAGTGTTCCTGTAAATATTTCATTCCTCTTTAGACTTCATGcttttttaaggaaaaaaatTGCTTTGATTTTAGGCTGATGTAGTTGTGGATCTGAATGGTttcattgatttattttattagaCTGTTTGAATATGGTGTCGTCATATTTATCtccagagaaagaaaaaaatgggaAACTtgacaagaaaaagaaaatttatctTTAGTTGAAATGTAGAATACATGTAGAGGTCTTTGTATTTGATGTTTTGCTTTTGATTCGtccatcaatatttttttatttttttagttttataatTCATATCATTATATCATTTTTAACGGATTCATCAATGAGTTAATGTTTCCATTAATTATATTCCACATCATCAGTTATTAAACTCCGTatcattttataataaaattcgGGGAAAGTTAATCTCTTAATCTtactatatataaaaatacattagtttgtatatatttaattagaatgttaaaattgtaaaaaaataatgCAACTGAATAAACAACAACATTGTTTAGCTAAACT comes from Salvia miltiorrhiza cultivar Shanhuang (shh) chromosome 3, IMPLAD_Smil_shh, whole genome shotgun sequence and encodes:
- the LOC131016591 gene encoding protein NRT1/ PTR FAMILY 8.1-like, giving the protein MDEDYMYTSDGTRDIYNNPANKDKTGNWKACRFILVTECCERLAYYGMSTNLVNYLKIRLHQDNVTASNNVTNWSGTCYITPLIGAFLADSYLGRYYTIATFSSIYVIGMTLLTLSASVRGLKPECDAAGVCHPTAAQSAICFLALYLIALGTGGIKPCVSSFGADQFDENDENEKKRKSSFFNWFYLSINVGALIASSILVWIQMNVGWSWGFGIPAAAMAIAVITFFIGSHLYRLQRPGGSPLIRIVQVMVASLRKFRVKVPSDESLLHETSDVEESNIQGSRKLQHTHKFKFFDKAAVRTEEDVDLKAGWSAWRLCTITQVEELKSLVRLLPVWATGIVFSAVYSQMSTMFVLQGNTMDQHMGPNFKIPSASLSLFDTVSVIICTVAYDLVIVRIARGYTRHERGFTQLQRMGIGLVISILAMVVAGGLEVYRLRYVRLHDLYDEESIAISIFWQVPQYFLVGCAEVFTFVGQMEFYYDQAPDAMRSLCSALCLTTTALGNYLCTFLVTMVSKVSTRNGRLGWIPDNLNRGHLDYFFWLLALLSFINFLAYLVVARWYTYKKVVAQLS